A portion of the Pseudorasbora parva isolate DD20220531a chromosome 1, ASM2467924v1, whole genome shotgun sequence genome contains these proteins:
- the LOC137082599 gene encoding uncharacterized protein — protein sequence MRRAEQPVIHTRRAEQPVIHTRRAEQPVIHMRRAEQPVIHTRRAEQHVIYMSRAEQPVIHTRRAKQPVIHTRRAEQPVIHTRRAEQPVIHTRRAEQPVIHRRMAEQPVILTRRAEQPVIHTRRAKQPVIHMRRAEQPVIHTRRAEQHVIYMRRAEQPVIHKRRAEQPVIHMRRAEQHVIHRRRAEQHVIYMRRAEQPVIHTRRAEQHVSHMRRAEQHVIRCVRHWLRLDACDRRE from the coding sequence ATGAGGAGGGCGGAGCAACCTGTCATTCACACGAGGAGGGCGGAGCAACCTGTCATTCACACGAGGAGGGCGGAGCAACCTGTCATTCACATGAGGAGGGCGGAGCAACCTGTCATTCACACGAGGAGGGCGGAGCAACATGTCATTTACATGAGTAGGGCGGAGCAACCTGTCATTCACACGAGGAGGGCGAAGCAACCTGTCATTCACACGAGGAGGGCGGAGCAACCTGTCATTCACACGAGGAGGGCGGAGCAACCTGTCATTCACACGAGGAGGGCGGAGCAACCTGTCATTCACAGGAGGATGGCGGAGCAACCTGTCATTCTCACGAGGAGGGCGGAGCAACCTGTCATTCACACGAGGAGGGCGAAGCAACCTGTCATTCACATGAGGAGGGCGGAGCAACCTGTCATTCACACGAGGAGGGCGGAGCAACATGTCATTTACATGAGGAGGGCGGAGCAACCTGTCATTCACAAGAGGAGGGCGGAGCAACCTGTCATTCACATGAGGAGGGCAGAGCAACATGTCATTCACAGGAGGAGGGCGGAGCAACATGTCATTTACATGAGGAGGGCGGAGCAACCTGTCATTCACACGAGGAGGGCGGAGCAACATGTCAGTCACATGAGGAGGGCGGAGCAACATGTCattaggtgtgttcgacattggctgcggctggatgcatgcgatcggcgagagtag